The following proteins come from a genomic window of Streptomyces sp. GS7:
- a CDS encoding alpha-1,4-glucan--maltose-1-phosphate maltosyltransferase encodes MIGRIPVLDIRPQIDCGRRPAKAVVDETFEVSATVFREGHDAVAANVVLRNPAGRCGPWTPMRERAPGTDRWTAEVTPGIEGRWTFTVEAWSDPVATWRKHAAVKIPAGIDTELVLAEGAELHERAAAEVPKSDGRESVLTAVDALRDTGRPAATRLAAALAPEVVEALDRHPLRELLTVSRPMPLVVERRRALYGSWYELFPRSEGAVTGPDGTAASGTLRTAAERLPAVAAMGFDVVYLPPVHPIGTSFRKGPDNALSAGPDDVGSPWAIGSPAGGHDALHPELGTFEDFDHFVRTARDLRMEVALDFALQCSPDHPWVTLHPQWFHHRSDGSIAYAENPPKKYQDIYPIAFDGDFRGLVRETERLLRFWMAKGVRIFRVDNPHTKPVAFWEKVISDINRTDPDVLFLAEAFTRPAMLHTLAQIGFHQSYTYFTWRNTKQELTEYLTELTGESAGYLRPNFFVNTPDILHAYLQEGGRPAFEVRAVLAATLSPTWGVYAGYELCEGTPLRPGSEEYLDSEKYQLRPRDWESAAREGRTIAPLITALNRVRRRHPALQQLRNLHFHRVDDDAVIAYSKREGHGDGADTVLTVVNLDPHHTHEATVSLDMPELGLGRHDSFPVRDELTGDTYHWGRDNYVRLEPGSSLAPAHVLSLRPSSPIGGSPN; translated from the coding sequence ATGATCGGTCGCATCCCTGTTCTGGACATCCGCCCGCAGATCGACTGCGGCCGTCGCCCGGCGAAGGCGGTGGTGGACGAGACCTTCGAGGTCTCGGCCACCGTCTTCCGCGAAGGACACGACGCAGTCGCCGCGAACGTGGTGCTGCGCAACCCCGCGGGCCGCTGCGGCCCCTGGACCCCGATGCGGGAGCGGGCACCGGGCACCGACCGGTGGACGGCCGAGGTCACGCCGGGGATCGAGGGGCGCTGGACGTTCACCGTGGAGGCGTGGTCCGACCCGGTCGCCACCTGGCGCAAGCACGCCGCGGTCAAGATCCCGGCCGGTATCGACACCGAGCTGGTGCTCGCCGAGGGCGCCGAGCTGCACGAACGGGCCGCCGCCGAGGTCCCCAAGAGCGACGGCCGGGAGTCCGTGCTCACCGCCGTCGACGCGCTGCGCGACACCGGCCGGCCGGCCGCCACCCGACTCGCCGCCGCGCTCGCCCCGGAGGTCGTCGAGGCCCTGGACCGCCATCCGCTGCGCGAACTGCTCACCGTCTCACGCCCGATGCCGCTCGTCGTCGAGCGCCGCCGAGCCCTGTACGGCTCGTGGTACGAGCTCTTCCCGCGCTCCGAGGGCGCCGTCACCGGACCGGACGGCACCGCCGCGAGCGGCACCCTGCGGACCGCCGCCGAGCGGCTGCCGGCGGTCGCCGCGATGGGTTTCGACGTGGTCTACCTCCCGCCGGTCCACCCCATCGGCACGTCCTTCCGCAAGGGCCCCGACAACGCGCTGTCCGCGGGCCCGGACGACGTCGGCTCCCCCTGGGCCATCGGCTCGCCGGCCGGCGGCCACGACGCGCTCCACCCCGAACTGGGCACCTTCGAGGACTTCGACCACTTCGTACGGACCGCCCGCGACCTGCGGATGGAGGTGGCGCTGGACTTCGCCCTCCAGTGCTCCCCCGACCACCCCTGGGTCACCCTGCACCCCCAGTGGTTCCACCACCGCTCCGACGGCTCCATCGCCTACGCGGAGAACCCGCCGAAGAAGTACCAGGACATCTACCCCATCGCCTTCGACGGCGACTTCCGCGGGCTGGTCCGCGAGACCGAGCGGCTGCTGCGCTTCTGGATGGCCAAGGGCGTTCGGATCTTCCGGGTGGACAACCCGCACACCAAGCCGGTGGCGTTCTGGGAGAAGGTCATCAGCGACATCAACCGCACCGACCCGGACGTGCTGTTCCTGGCCGAGGCGTTCACCCGCCCCGCGATGCTGCACACCCTCGCCCAGATCGGCTTCCACCAGTCGTACACCTACTTCACCTGGCGCAACACCAAGCAGGAGCTGACCGAGTACCTCACCGAGCTGACCGGCGAGAGCGCCGGCTACCTGCGGCCCAACTTCTTCGTGAACACCCCCGACATCCTGCACGCCTACCTCCAGGAGGGCGGCCGGCCCGCCTTCGAGGTGCGCGCCGTGCTGGCCGCCACCCTCTCCCCGACGTGGGGCGTCTACGCGGGGTACGAGCTGTGCGAGGGGACCCCGCTGCGGCCCGGCAGCGAGGAGTACCTCGACTCGGAGAAGTACCAACTCAGGCCCCGCGACTGGGAGTCCGCGGCCCGCGAGGGGCGTACCATCGCCCCGCTCATCACCGCCCTCAACCGGGTCCGCCGCCGCCATCCCGCACTCCAGCAGCTGCGCAACCTGCACTTCCACCGCGTCGACGACGACGCCGTCATCGCCTACTCGAAACGCGAGGGGCACGGCGACGGAGCCGACACGGTGCTCACAGTGGTCAACCTCGACCCGCACCACACCCACGAGGCGACGGTGTCGTTGGACATGCCGGAACTCGGCCTCGGCCGGCACGATTCCTTCCCGGTGCGCGACGAGCTCACCGGCGACACCTACCACTGGGGCAGGGACAACTATGTGCGCCTGGAGCCGGGCAGTTCGCTCGCGCCCGCTCATGTGCTGTCACTGCGACCGTCCTCACCGATCGGAGGGTCACCCAATTGA
- the treS gene encoding maltose alpha-D-glucosyltransferase: MIVNEPVPDTFEDTPEKDRDPGWFKRAVFYEVLVRSFQDSNGDGIGDLKGITAKLDYLQWLGVDCLWLPPFFKSPLRDGGYDVSDYTAVLPEFGDLADFVEFVDAAHHRGMRVIIDMVMNHTSDQHPWFQESRTDPEGPYGDYYVWADDDKQYADARIIFVDTEASNWTFDPVRKQYYWHRFFSHQPDLNYENPAVQEEMISALRFWLDLGIDGFRLDAVPYLYAEEGTNCENLPASHAFLKRVRAEIDAHYPDTVLLAEANQWPEDVVDYFGDYGVGGDECHMAFHFPVMPRIFMAVRRESRYPVSEILAKTPQIPSGCQWGIFLRNHDELTLEMVTDEERDYMYAEYAKDPRMRANIGIRRRLAPLLDNDRNQIELFTALLLSLPGSPILYYGDEIGMGDNIWLGDRDAVRTPMQWTPDRNAGFSSSDPGRLFLPTIMDPVYGYQVTNVEAAMSSPSSLLHWTRRMIEIRKQNPAFGLGSYTELPSSNPAVLAFLREAPGSDGADDDLVLCVHNFSRFAQPTELDLQSFNGRHPVELIGGVRFPAIGQLPYLLTLAGHGFYWFRLRKNPA; this comes from the coding sequence TTGATCGTCAATGAGCCTGTTCCCGACACGTTCGAAGACACCCCGGAGAAGGACCGGGACCCCGGATGGTTCAAACGGGCCGTCTTCTACGAGGTCCTGGTGCGCTCGTTCCAGGACAGCAACGGCGACGGCATCGGGGACCTCAAAGGCATCACGGCCAAGCTGGACTACCTGCAATGGCTGGGGGTGGACTGTCTGTGGCTGCCGCCGTTCTTCAAGTCCCCGCTGCGGGACGGCGGCTACGACGTCTCCGACTACACCGCGGTACTCCCCGAGTTCGGCGACCTGGCCGACTTCGTGGAGTTCGTGGACGCCGCGCACCACCGCGGAATGCGGGTCATCATCGACATGGTGATGAACCACACCAGCGATCAGCACCCGTGGTTCCAGGAATCCCGTACCGATCCGGAAGGGCCGTACGGCGACTACTACGTCTGGGCCGACGACGACAAGCAGTACGCCGACGCCCGGATCATCTTCGTCGACACCGAAGCCTCCAACTGGACCTTCGACCCGGTCCGCAAGCAGTACTACTGGCACCGGTTCTTCTCCCACCAGCCGGACCTCAACTACGAGAACCCGGCCGTCCAGGAGGAGATGATCTCCGCCCTGCGGTTCTGGCTCGACCTGGGGATCGACGGCTTCCGGCTGGACGCGGTGCCGTACCTCTACGCCGAGGAGGGCACCAACTGCGAGAACCTGCCCGCCTCGCACGCCTTCCTCAAGCGGGTCCGCGCGGAGATCGACGCGCACTACCCGGACACCGTGCTGCTGGCCGAGGCCAACCAGTGGCCGGAGGACGTGGTCGACTACTTCGGCGACTACGGGGTCGGCGGCGACGAATGCCACATGGCCTTCCACTTCCCGGTCATGCCGCGCATCTTCATGGCGGTCCGCCGTGAATCCCGCTACCCGGTCTCGGAGATCCTCGCCAAGACCCCGCAGATCCCCTCCGGCTGCCAGTGGGGCATCTTCCTGCGCAACCACGACGAGCTGACCCTCGAAATGGTCACGGACGAAGAGCGCGACTACATGTACGCGGAATACGCGAAGGACCCGCGTATGCGCGCCAACATCGGCATCCGCCGCCGGCTCGCCCCGCTGCTGGACAACGACCGCAACCAGATCGAACTCTTCACCGCGCTGCTGCTCTCGCTGCCCGGCTCGCCGATCCTCTACTACGGCGACGAGATCGGGATGGGCGACAACATCTGGCTCGGCGACCGCGACGCGGTGCGCACGCCGATGCAGTGGACGCCGGACCGCAACGCCGGATTCTCCTCGTCCGACCCGGGCCGGCTGTTCCTGCCGACCATCATGGATCCCGTCTACGGCTACCAGGTCACCAACGTCGAGGCCGCGATGAGCTCGCCGTCGTCGCTGCTGCACTGGACCCGCCGGATGATCGAGATCCGCAAGCAGAACCCGGCGTTCGGGCTCGGCAGCTACACCGAACTGCCCTCCTCGAACCCCGCGGTGCTGGCGTTCCTGCGGGAGGCGCCGGGCAGCGACGGCGCGGACGACGACCTGGTGCTGTGCGTGCACAACTTCTCGCGCTTCGCGCAGCCGACGGAGCTGGACCTGCAGTCCTTCAACGGCCGCCATCCGGTGGAACTCATCGGCGGCGTGCGCTTCCCCGCCATCGGCCAGCTGCCGTACCTGCTGACCCTCGCGGGCCACGGCTTCTACTGGTTCCGACTGCGCAAGAACCCCGCTTAG
- a CDS encoding maltokinase N-terminal cap-like domain-containing protein has translation MSDTASTRATRNTPDRPLVTAPDLLSSLAPLLAEWVPRQRWFAGKGRLITGFTLVSATELLPSNGDGDGGGGTPGLLQMLIRAQQSAPPGRAPAGGDCYQLLLGAHPAPPPQLAPAVIGRPAGGPLRGRTVYDALLDNRLCGLLLERLRVPGRIGALRFCREPDTDIPTGLTARPIAVEQSNSSIVYGDTFILKVFRRIEPGVNPDLELPRALAGAQCARVPAPAAWFEAATPEETGEATTLGVLQPFLPGSADGWQLALNALAVRADFTGSARALGHATAEVHTALAQTLPTTELRRPQLEVIAAQMHERLEATARAVPVLQPYRGRLRTAFDALAAVGHDGRSWAAQRIHGDLHLGQTLRSARGGHWSLIDFEGEPARPLAERRRPQPAVRDVAAMLRSFDYAARSGPAGGDPWALDWARRTRAAYCLGYAEAGGLDPRSAPELMRAYETDKAVYEVLYEARHRPDWLSVPMAAIRRLAACGEPGAAG, from the coding sequence ATGTCGGACACCGCCTCGACCCGTGCCACCCGAAACACCCCTGACCGCCCGCTGGTCACCGCCCCCGACCTGCTGTCCTCGCTGGCACCGCTGCTCGCCGAATGGGTGCCCCGCCAGCGCTGGTTCGCCGGCAAGGGACGGCTGATCACCGGCTTCACGCTGGTCTCGGCGACCGAACTGCTGCCGTCCAACGGCGACGGCGACGGCGGCGGCGGCACACCGGGGCTGCTCCAGATGCTGATCCGCGCCCAGCAGAGCGCCCCGCCGGGCCGCGCGCCGGCCGGCGGGGACTGCTACCAGCTGCTGCTGGGCGCCCATCCCGCGCCGCCGCCGCAGCTGGCGCCCGCGGTGATCGGCCGCCCGGCCGGCGGCCCGCTGCGCGGCCGCACCGTCTACGACGCGCTGCTCGACAACCGGCTCTGCGGGCTGCTGCTGGAGCGGCTGCGGGTCCCCGGCCGGATCGGGGCGCTGCGCTTCTGCCGGGAGCCGGACACCGACATCCCCACCGGGCTGACCGCCCGGCCGATCGCCGTCGAGCAGTCCAACTCGTCCATCGTCTATGGAGATACGTTCATTCTGAAGGTCTTCCGGCGGATCGAGCCCGGTGTCAACCCGGACCTGGAGCTGCCGCGCGCCCTGGCCGGCGCCCAGTGCGCCCGGGTCCCGGCCCCCGCCGCCTGGTTCGAGGCGGCGACCCCCGAGGAGACCGGCGAGGCGACCACGCTGGGCGTCCTCCAGCCGTTCCTGCCCGGTTCGGCGGACGGCTGGCAGCTGGCCCTCAACGCGCTCGCGGTGCGCGCCGACTTCACCGGGTCGGCACGGGCCCTCGGCCATGCCACCGCAGAGGTGCACACCGCGCTCGCCCAGACCCTGCCCACCACCGAACTGCGCCGCCCGCAGCTGGAGGTGATCGCCGCCCAGATGCACGAGCGGCTGGAGGCGACCGCGCGCGCCGTACCGGTACTCCAGCCCTACCGCGGGCGGCTGCGCACCGCCTTCGACGCGCTCGCCGCGGTCGGCCACGACGGCCGCAGCTGGGCCGCCCAGCGCATCCACGGCGACCTCCATCTGGGCCAGACGCTGCGCTCGGCCCGGGGAGGCCACTGGTCCCTGATCGACTTCGAGGGCGAACCGGCCCGGCCGCTGGCCGAGCGGCGCCGCCCCCAGCCGGCCGTCCGCGACGTGGCGGCGATGCTCCGCTCCTTCGACTACGCGGCCCGCAGCGGACCGGCCGGCGGCGACCCCTGGGCGCTGGACTGGGCCCGCCGCACCCGCGCCGCCTACTGCCTGGGCTATGCCGAGGCCGGCGGCCTGGACCCGCGCTCCGCCCCGGAACTGATGCGCGCCTACGAGACGGACAAGGCCGTCTACGAGGTGCTGTACGAGGCGCGGCACCGGCCCGACTGGCTGTCCGTGCCGATGGCGGCGATCCGCCGGCTGGCGGCCTGCGGGGAGCCGGGGGCGGCCGGCTGA
- the glgB gene encoding 1,4-alpha-glucan branching enzyme, producing the protein MTARPSPATTPDGIASRCSPTSPSPATTPDGIASRCSPTSPSPATTPDGIASRCSPASPSPPATTPDGLSPGLRPGGPPPHDPTARAAAPQAAPQAPAPAAGGRPLPAAEPLSDEDRGRLLGGAHHDPHALLGAHPVSGGLRIRVLRPYAKAVTVVGKGLRATLRSEGDGLFAGVLPLRAVPDYELLVDYGDGGRLTVRDPYRFLPALGELDLHLFGEGRHEQLWQALGARTMEHQGVLGTRFTVWAPNAQGVRVVGDFNYWDGTGFPMRSLGSSGVWELFLPGIGEGELYKFEITRPDGSKTVRADPMARRTECPPASASVVEASHYRWRDADWMARRGARPVHTSPFSVYEIHLPSWRPGLTYRQLAAQLPSYVKDLGFTHVEFMPVAEHPFGGSWGYQVTGFYAPTARMGTPDDFRFLIDALHRAGIGVLMDWVPAHFPRDDWALAEFDGRPLYEPGDPARAAHPDWGTLEFDYGRTEVRNFLVANAVYWCEEFHIDGLRVDAVASMLYLDYSRGDGGWTPNAHGGRENLDAVAFLQEMNATVYRRCPGVVTIAEESTAWDGVTRATHHVGAGGFGGLGFGLKWNMGWMHDSLGYVEKEPVHRKYHHGEMTFSMIYAYSENYVLPISHDEVVHGKRALVSKMPGDWWQQRANHRAYLGFMWAHPGKQLLFMGQEFAQGAEWAESHGPDWWLLDPSYEAEPDHRGVRDLVRDLNRRYAALPALWERDTDPAGFSWIDGGASEDNVFSFLRHAADGSPLVAVTNFSPVVRHAYRIGVPDRVPAWREVLNTDDPRYGGSGVANPASLPAEPVPWNGRERSVAAVLPPLATLWLLPG; encoded by the coding sequence GTGACCGCCCGCCCGTCACCCGCCACCACCCCGGACGGAATCGCTTCGCGATGCTCCCCCACATCGCCGTCACCCGCCACCACCCCGGACGGAATCGCTTCGCGATGCTCCCCCACATCGCCGTCACCCGCCACCACCCCGGACGGAATCGCTTCGCGATGCTCCCCCGCATCGCCGTCACCCCCCGCCACCACCCCGGACGGACTCTCCCCGGGGCTCCGTCCCGGAGGCCCCCCGCCACACGACCCCACCGCACGGGCCGCCGCCCCCCAGGCCGCTCCCCAGGCCCCCGCCCCGGCCGCCGGCGGCCGGCCGCTGCCCGCCGCCGAGCCGCTGTCCGACGAGGACCGCGGGCGGCTGCTCGGCGGCGCGCACCACGACCCGCATGCCCTGCTCGGCGCGCACCCGGTGTCCGGCGGACTGCGGATCCGGGTGCTGCGGCCGTACGCGAAGGCCGTCACGGTCGTGGGGAAGGGGCTGCGGGCCACGCTCCGCTCCGAAGGGGACGGGCTGTTCGCCGGCGTCCTGCCGCTGCGCGCGGTCCCGGACTACGAGCTGCTGGTCGACTACGGCGACGGCGGCCGGCTGACCGTACGGGACCCGTACCGCTTTCTGCCGGCGCTCGGGGAGCTGGATCTGCACCTGTTCGGCGAGGGCCGGCACGAGCAGCTGTGGCAGGCGCTGGGGGCGCGGACCATGGAACACCAGGGCGTGCTCGGCACCCGCTTCACGGTGTGGGCACCCAACGCCCAAGGGGTGCGGGTCGTCGGGGACTTCAACTACTGGGACGGCACCGGCTTCCCGATGCGGTCGCTGGGGTCGTCCGGGGTCTGGGAGCTGTTCCTGCCGGGCATCGGCGAGGGCGAGCTGTACAAGTTCGAGATCACCCGGCCGGACGGCTCGAAGACCGTGCGCGCCGACCCGATGGCGCGCCGGACCGAGTGCCCGCCGGCCAGCGCGTCGGTGGTGGAGGCGTCGCACTACCGCTGGCGGGACGCCGACTGGATGGCCCGGCGCGGTGCGCGGCCGGTGCACACCTCGCCGTTCTCGGTCTACGAGATCCACCTCCCGTCCTGGCGGCCCGGTCTCACCTACCGCCAGCTGGCCGCCCAACTCCCCTCCTACGTCAAGGACCTGGGATTCACGCACGTGGAGTTCATGCCGGTCGCCGAGCACCCCTTCGGCGGCTCGTGGGGCTACCAGGTGACCGGTTTCTACGCGCCCACCGCCCGTATGGGCACCCCGGACGACTTCCGGTTCCTGATCGACGCGCTGCACCGGGCGGGGATCGGCGTGCTGATGGACTGGGTGCCGGCGCACTTCCCGCGCGACGACTGGGCGCTGGCCGAGTTCGACGGGCGCCCGCTGTACGAGCCGGGGGACCCGGCACGGGCCGCGCACCCGGACTGGGGCACGCTGGAGTTCGACTACGGCCGTACCGAGGTGCGCAACTTCCTGGTCGCCAACGCGGTGTACTGGTGCGAGGAGTTCCACATCGACGGGCTGCGGGTGGACGCGGTCGCCTCGATGCTCTACCTCGACTACTCGCGCGGGGACGGCGGCTGGACGCCGAACGCCCACGGCGGGCGGGAGAACCTGGACGCGGTCGCCTTCCTCCAGGAGATGAACGCGACGGTCTACCGGCGCTGCCCGGGCGTCGTCACCATCGCCGAGGAGTCCACCGCCTGGGACGGCGTCACCCGCGCCACGCACCACGTCGGGGCGGGCGGCTTCGGCGGGCTGGGCTTCGGGCTGAAGTGGAACATGGGCTGGATGCACGACTCCCTCGGCTACGTCGAGAAGGAGCCGGTGCACCGCAAGTACCACCACGGCGAGATGACCTTCTCGATGATCTACGCCTATTCGGAGAACTACGTCCTGCCGATCTCGCACGACGAGGTGGTGCACGGCAAGCGCGCCCTGGTGTCGAAGATGCCCGGCGACTGGTGGCAGCAGCGCGCCAACCACCGCGCGTACCTGGGCTTCATGTGGGCCCACCCGGGCAAGCAACTCCTCTTCATGGGGCAGGAGTTCGCCCAGGGCGCGGAGTGGGCGGAGAGCCACGGCCCGGACTGGTGGCTGCTGGACCCGTCGTACGAGGCGGAGCCGGACCACCGGGGCGTGCGCGATCTGGTGCGCGACCTCAACCGCCGGTACGCGGCCCTCCCCGCTCTGTGGGAGCGCGACACCGACCCCGCGGGCTTCTCGTGGATCGACGGCGGCGCGAGCGAGGACAACGTCTTCTCCTTCCTCCGCCACGCCGCCGACGGCAGCCCGCTCGTCGCGGTGACCAACTTCTCGCCCGTCGTGCGCCACGCGTACCGCATCGGCGTCCCGGACCGCGTCCCCGCCTGGCGCGAGGTCCTCAACACCGACGACCCCCGCTACGGCGGCAGCGGCGTCGCCAACCCCGCCTCCCTGCCCGCCGAACCGGTCCCCTGGAACGGCCGCGAGCGCTCCGTCGCGGCGGTCCTGCCGCCGCTGGCCACGCTCTGGCTGCTGCCCGGATAG
- a CDS encoding cation:dicarboxylate symporter family transporter produces the protein MAAQTPPSGDTAEETPPAKRDRTHFLYIAVIAAVLLGIAVGFAAPGFAVQLKPLGTGFVNLIKMMISPIIFCTIVLGVGSVRKAAKVGAVGGLALGYFMAMSTVALAIGLVVGNILEPGSGLHLTEALRHAGQAQTAGGHESTTDFLLGIIPTTLVSALTKGEVLQTLLVALLVGFGLQALGPAGEPVLRGIGHLQKLVFRVLSMIMWVAPVGAFGAMAAVVGATGVKALTSLVAIMTGFYVTCLLFVIVVLGALLRLCAGVNIFALLKYLGREFLLILSTSSSESALPRLIAKMEHLGVSRPVVGITVPTGYSFNLDGTAIYLTMSSLFVAEAMGKPLSLGQQVSLLVFMVIASKGAAGVTGAGLATLAGGLQSHRPDLVDGVGLIVGIDRFMSEARAMTNFAGNAVATVLIGTWTKEVDRARVAEVLAGRLPFDERILAADAHGTPPAPEAAAPRDGAEKTSATV, from the coding sequence GTGGCTGCACAGACCCCGCCGTCCGGGGACACCGCCGAGGAGACCCCGCCGGCCAAGCGGGACCGGACCCATTTCCTCTACATCGCCGTCATCGCGGCGGTCCTGCTCGGCATCGCCGTGGGCTTCGCCGCACCCGGCTTCGCCGTCCAGCTCAAGCCGCTCGGCACGGGGTTCGTGAACCTCATCAAGATGATGATCTCGCCGATCATCTTCTGCACCATCGTGCTGGGCGTCGGCTCGGTCCGCAAGGCGGCCAAGGTCGGCGCGGTGGGCGGGCTGGCCCTCGGCTACTTCATGGCGATGTCCACCGTCGCGCTGGCCATCGGCCTGGTGGTCGGCAACATCCTGGAGCCCGGTTCCGGCCTGCACCTGACCGAGGCGCTCCGGCACGCCGGCCAGGCCCAGACCGCCGGCGGCCACGAGTCGACCACCGACTTCCTCCTCGGCATCATCCCGACCACCCTGGTCTCCGCCCTCACCAAGGGCGAGGTGCTCCAGACCCTGCTGGTGGCGCTGCTGGTCGGCTTCGGCCTCCAGGCGCTGGGCCCGGCCGGCGAGCCGGTGCTGCGCGGGATCGGCCACCTCCAGAAGCTGGTCTTCCGGGTGCTGTCGATGATCATGTGGGTGGCGCCGGTGGGTGCCTTCGGCGCCATGGCCGCCGTCGTCGGCGCCACCGGCGTGAAGGCGCTGACGTCCCTGGTCGCCATCATGACCGGCTTCTACGTCACCTGCCTGCTCTTCGTGATCGTGGTGCTCGGCGCACTGCTGCGGCTCTGCGCCGGGGTGAACATCTTCGCGCTCCTGAAGTACCTCGGCCGCGAGTTCCTGCTGATCCTGTCCACCTCCTCCTCGGAGTCGGCGCTGCCGCGGCTGATCGCGAAGATGGAGCACCTGGGCGTCAGCCGCCCGGTCGTCGGCATCACCGTCCCGACCGGCTACAGCTTCAACCTCGACGGCACCGCCATCTACCTGACGATGTCCTCGCTGTTCGTCGCCGAGGCGATGGGCAAGCCGCTCTCCCTCGGTCAACAGGTCTCGCTCCTGGTCTTCATGGTCATCGCGTCCAAGGGCGCGGCCGGCGTCACCGGCGCGGGCCTGGCGACCCTGGCCGGCGGCCTCCAGTCGCACCGCCCCGACCTCGTCGACGGCGTCGGCCTGATCGTCGGCATCGACCGCTTCATGAGCGAGGCCCGCGCGATGACCAACTTCGCCGGCAACGCGGTGGCCACCGTCCTGATCGGCACCTGGACCAAGGAGGTCGACAGGGCCCGGGTCGCCGAAGTGCTCGCCGGCCGGCTGCCGTTCGACGAGCGGATCCTGGCCGCCGACGCCCACGGCACACCGCCCGCCCCCGAGGCCGCCGCGCCGCGGGACGGTGCGGAGAAGACGTCCGCGACGGTCTGA
- a CDS encoding sensor histidine kinase, with product MRLPRPRRPRRPWRLRGPRSLAGQLFAMQVVLVAVVVAGCAVFAYLSAGRQAEETARRQATAAATAVADSPAVVAAARTKDPTAVLQPYAERLRRDAGVDFVVVMAPDGTRWTHPEPSAIGGKYLGHIGPALHGRIFAETHLGVLGPSVRVVAPVRDPGQGGRITALVSSGITIASISEQLRDQVLALAGVAAAALALGGAGTYVINARLRRHTHGMNAAELSRMHDYHQAALHAVREGLLMLDGQRRVALINDGGRELLGLSQDAVGRTVDELGLPEPLTEALRAAGPRVDELHLTGERVLVVNSSPVSGGEHRGSVVTLRDHTELQALSGELDSVRGFAEALRSQAHEAANRLHTVVSLIELGRAEEAVEFATAELELAQALTDRVVGAVAEPVLAALLLGKAAQAGERGVELVLTPDSRIDDGLLPPRLPARDLVTVLGNLVDNAIDAAAPPQEHGVPPQVRVSARADAGELLLCVADNGPGVAADATDEVFRRGWSTKEPAGGGNRGGSRGLGLALVRQAVRRNGGTIVLGRGPDGGARFTVRLPLRVAP from the coding sequence ATGCGCCTCCCCCGTCCCCGGCGGCCCCGACGGCCCTGGCGGCTGCGCGGCCCCCGCAGCCTCGCCGGGCAGCTCTTCGCCATGCAGGTCGTGCTGGTCGCGGTGGTGGTCGCGGGCTGCGCGGTGTTCGCGTACCTCAGCGCGGGGCGGCAGGCGGAGGAGACCGCGCGCCGGCAGGCGACCGCGGCGGCCACCGCCGTGGCCGACTCCCCGGCGGTGGTGGCGGCGGCCCGGACGAAGGACCCGACGGCCGTGCTCCAGCCGTACGCCGAGCGGTTGCGCAGGGACGCCGGGGTCGACTTCGTGGTGGTGATGGCGCCGGACGGGACGCGCTGGACGCATCCGGAGCCGTCCGCGATCGGCGGGAAGTACCTGGGGCACATCGGGCCCGCGCTGCACGGCCGGATCTTCGCCGAGACGCACCTGGGCGTGCTGGGCCCGTCGGTGCGGGTCGTCGCGCCGGTCCGCGACCCGGGGCAGGGCGGCCGGATCACCGCGCTGGTCAGCTCCGGGATCACCATCGCGTCGATCAGCGAGCAGCTGCGGGACCAGGTGCTGGCGCTGGCCGGGGTGGCCGCGGCGGCGCTGGCGCTGGGCGGCGCCGGAACGTACGTGATCAACGCCCGGCTGCGCCGGCACACCCACGGGATGAACGCCGCCGAGCTGAGCCGGATGCACGACTACCACCAGGCCGCGCTGCACGCCGTCCGCGAGGGGCTGCTGATGCTCGACGGGCAGCGCAGGGTCGCGCTGATCAACGACGGCGGGCGGGAGCTGCTGGGCCTGTCGCAGGACGCGGTGGGCCGCACCGTCGACGAGCTGGGGCTGCCGGAGCCGCTGACCGAGGCGCTGCGGGCGGCCGGCCCGCGGGTCGACGAGCTGCATCTGACCGGCGAGCGGGTGCTGGTCGTCAACTCCTCCCCGGTCTCCGGCGGGGAGCACCGCGGCAGCGTCGTCACCCTCCGCGACCACACCGAACTCCAGGCGCTGTCCGGCGAGTTGGACTCCGTACGCGGCTTCGCCGAGGCGCTGCGCTCGCAGGCGCACGAGGCCGCCAACCGGCTGCACACGGTGGTCTCGCTGATCGAACTGGGGCGCGCCGAGGAGGCGGTGGAGTTCGCCACCGCCGAGCTGGAGCTGGCCCAGGCGCTGACCGACCGGGTCGTCGGCGCGGTCGCCGAACCGGTGCTGGCCGCGCTGCTGCTCGGCAAGGCCGCCCAGGCCGGCGAGCGCGGCGTCGAGCTGGTCCTCACCCCGGACAGCCGGATCGACGACGGGCTGCTGCCGCCGCGGCTGCCGGCCCGCGACCTGGTGACCGTGCTGGGCAACCTCGTCGACAACGCCATCGACGCCGCGGCCCCGCCGCAGGAGCACGGCGTGCCCCCGCAGGTGCGGGTGAGCGCGCGGGCGGACGCCGGGGAACTGCTGCTGTGCGTCGCGGACAACGGGCCCGGGGTCGCCGCGGACGCGACCGACGAGGTGTTCCGGCGCGGCTGGAGCACCAAGGAGCCCGCCGGGGGCGGCAACCGCGGCGGCTCTCGCGGACTGGGTCTCGCGCTGGTCCGGCAGGCGGTCCGGCGCAACGGCGGCACGATCGTCCTCGGCCGGGGGCCGGACGGCGGCGCCCGGTTCACCGTCCGGCTGCCGCTGCGGGTGGCACCATGA